ACTCTCCCAGGGTCAGCAGGTCTCTCCCAGCCAGGCCCGCTGGCTCCTCGCACACAAGGGGCCAGGACTGCTGCGATGCACCCCTGATAGAGGCCAAGCACCTCTTCACTGCCAGGAGCCCACAGTCACAGAGCCAGCTGTTGTTCCTCAAGTCCACTCTCAAACCGGGGAGGGTCAGCGAAACACAGGCGGACGCTGGGATGGTGGTCAGTGCATTATAGCTGAGATCCAAGACCTGGTGTTGCGAGGGGATGAACAGCCTGGATGTGATTTTAATTTACTTCTTAATTGTGCAGATACAGAACGAGATGATTTATTGTATTACTAATCTTCTGTAACAGCTTCACAATCTCTCATAACAGCacagagttgtttttttttgctgaaaaactcCTAAAGTGAGATGAATGTTTAAAAAGATGCTTTAAAGCAGTAGGTGATGGCCGCACCTAATatggtatttattttaaacactaatatttcatttaatttgactAAATATGCAATTTAGACCCAAGATCTCCATTGTTGTGGTGTTTACTGTCAGCATATATTTAAAGTCGCATAAAACAAACCTAGGGCAAGTCTGTCTTTCATCAGCCAGGACAGCGATCGAGTTCTCTGCAGTAAGCACTTGACTATTaacagtgctgtcctgtccgCTGGCCGGGGCAGAGGTCGGCTCAAGTTACCTGTAACTGCCCCAGGTCCCTGAAGGCCGAGGGGTCGATGGCAGAGACCTCGTTGTGCTGCAGGAACACGGCTCTCAGCTCCGTGCAGTTCCGGAGGTCCTGCTGGCGGATGGCGGATATTTTGTTGCCGGACAGCTGCAGCACCCGCAGGGAGGGGCTCCGGCCCAGGCCTGGAAGAAGGACCAGCACCAGACCTTactgccctcctgccctcctgcccctggGCTGATCCTCCCTGGGGCCTGGCAAGCCAGAGTGAATCCTGATAGCAACTAAAATGCCCTCCCGGACGCCACAGGAGCAGTCTAAATTACTCACCAAAAATAACTGTTTAGTGTTTGGCAGAGAGTCTAGCTCAAGCCCAGTCTTTCCACATCAACAAGCACAACCCCCTGCACTTAGCTGGTCATCTGCTGGTAAGTAAGTGACCAAGAGGCATGCATTCATCCTGAGGTCGAAATAAGGCTTTATTATAATCTGACACTTCAGCCTCGAGTCAGTAAGAGGGTCTAAGCATATTTGACAGCCATCATCCATCCACGGGGAACAGAAGAGCTGTACAGCAGCAGCTCTTTCTGCAATGCAAGGATGCCTGTGTTCCAGAGGTAAGTGGATGATTAAAATATCCTGGACGGAGAAGGCTATGCTGGAGATGATCCTCTGAAAGTGTAAGGATTTCCGATGCCCCTCATTCCACATTCCAACGGCCGGGCGGGAGGAGAATCGTTTGAAGAAACTCATTCATATATACCTCGCCTCGTGAAGTTTCAGGTCATGTGACGATAATTAATCTGGACCCCCTGCATTTCTCGCATGCGCACACCAAGGCTCTGTTACAGAAATCCCTGGGGTTTCACACAACGAAATTTGTCATAAAGTAAAGTTGATATATGACTTATAAACCATGATAAACTGCATATATGACTATTTGACCTGGGCAAACATGCCTCTTATTAAACATGAACAAGTGTTTTTAACAACCATGGTTATTCATGGTTAAGATAAGCATGGTTTTTAATAACgccaccaaaaaaaaacttttcacatCAAAACGGAGCTCTTCCTTGGCTAAAGGAAGTAAACTCGGCCCCACGCCCACTCACCTGCAGGGATGTGTCTCAGCTGGTTCCTTTCCACCGACAGCAGCTGCAGATCGGGAGCCCAGGACACGCAGAGCCTCTCCCCGCTCCGGCGTGGGGTGTCAGGGGTCAGAGGGCGAGCGGGCTCCGGGCCCCCTGCCCCCCCCAGGCACAGCGACAGGCGCCTGATCATGTTGCCCCCGAGCCGGAGCTGCGCGACCCCGCGGAGGGCGTGTCGCCCGAGGTCCAGCACCGCGACGCGCGGGGGGAGCCGGCCGGGCAGGGCGGACAGCCCGGCGCCCGTGCAGTCCAGGACCGCCGGCCCGTCCCAGCGGCAGGGCCAGCAGTAGCACAGCGTGGACAGGGACAGCAGGAGCGCCGCGGCGGGGCCCATGGTGGCCCCGAAAAACACCATCTGACCTGGGACCCAGGGACCCGGCCCCTGGAGCTCCTGGTGCACGCCGCTGCAGGCCGGTCTACACACAGCTAACAACAACAACCCAGCAACAGAGGTGTTTTCTGTTTCTGATAACTAGGAATTGAAATTCTGAAGAGAAATAGAGGAAAACATGCGTTTTTAATAACTCGAATCCTGCCTCCTCACGATTTGTGGTTGCCCAGATTAAACCTGAGGTTTGCGTTAGATTAGGGTGACCAGGCGTCCTCTTTTTGAGACCTAAAATAACAGTCCGACTgggatttctttgaaaaaatcccAAAAGTTTCCGGGATTTTGTGTTGCTCGTTACTCAGACTGTGTAAACAAACACAGGCCTACAGCTTCGTTCCACGCGTTACCGGTAGATGTTTTCAACTTACACGCAGCGAAGCTTGAGAAGGGTTTTTGCGAGTGTGCGGCTGTTTTTATGGCCATGGGAAattcattatatttcaaaacGTTTACTTAAAAATAGATCTTAGGACTTCTCCTAAGTTATGATGGCTTCATTTTTTCCTCTGATTTTAAGACCtttgtgttaaaatgaaaaaaaaaaacttggtttAAAATAGGGCTCTATTCTTGTTTTTACCTTGTTTGCCATTATGGATGAGAAACAGCAACCCTGCAACTGTTTAAAAGTTTGCTaagaaatttaataaaaactttgattagaaaaaaaagattacttCGGAGGCATGTCGATTATCCCCCCGTCCTCTTTCTTGAAAACCAAAATATGGTCACCCTACTTTAGATCCACCATCGTGTCTGAACTGCAATCCGTCACTTCTTCCACCtcctccttaaaaaaaaaacttaacaaaTTGTGCGCCCAGGAAATTTGGTAATATAGTCTGTTATTCTGGAGGTTAAAATATATCCTGTTATATTTGCATGTTAAACATGTCGTCAATAgacttttaattacatttcaaaaacacaaagtcaaagGATTTCAATGTAAATCAGTTTACAGGACtaaccagaaaataaaaaaaaactatttggtTTAAAGAACTGATCACTTAATTGATAAAAGATCTTAATTCTATTAACTCTGATGCCTTAAATAGAACGAAATCACTGGCTTTTTTGTAAGACGTTCATACTTTCATTTGGGACACACGATACCTAATCATCATTTTCTTTCTCCAGTTTTCAGAATTGATATTCAACACTGAAACAGCTGGTTAATTTGGGTATCTgtgatcaaaataaaaaaaaataaagctatttTATGAAGTGATTGAACACTCACCCCAGAAAACACCAAGCCTTCACAAAGGGCGGACAGTCTTGTGACTGCTTTCCTGAAATATGGTTCCTCATTCACTTTCCTACCTTAAACAACAGATCAAAGTCTGCTAGAGTGTTAAATCACTGTACCTATTCTGAGCAGCAGGTTCTCTGGCATAATTCACAAGCCTGAGTTAATGTCTTACCAGTCCTTCGGCTGAAGGCGCTGCAAATATATCAACACAATGAGTGCAAAAACAGTTAAGAACTTGGAGGACTTCTTAGCAGCAGTCttaatgaaatgtatttcagaTTTTGAACACTTGAAATTTTGTTTTACCATCATCAACAAGCCCCACGCTCAAGCTGGTCAGTGGCTAACCAGAGAGGTACTGTAGGAGTGAGAAAGGGGAATATTGCCTGATGCCAACTATGCACCACTTCTCCACATAAGACGGCTCATTTTGTTGATGAAGCTCCAGGTTTTAGTTAAGGAAATGTCTCAGAACTGCAATTGAAAATGACCTCCAAATATCGGACTTGTAGCTGTGGGCCACGTTCACCTTACGGTCGTTTTGGAAAAAGTACTAAAGGGGACCCTGTGGACTGGTCCTGAATCTGGTGACTAGAATGAATTATGTGAATGGGAACAGATAAAACTTTCTGTGTTCAGAAAATTCAGTGTTGCTGCTGAGACATGGGGTCTCTTCTACTGCTCCATGAGAACTAAGTACAAATAAATATACTAGCCTACAGTACATCCCACCGGCCAACACAGCCAGCGAGGTCAACACAGAACCAAAGTTCTCATGACAGCTTGATCAGCCCAATTACTCGAAGATGAAAAACCCAAAAGAGCTCGTTAAAGAATGGTCCGATTTGCAAACCACTGCTACTTTCGTTGCGCTCAGAAAATCTTGCGTTCCTTACTTTACCTTATCCCAGTAGTATATCGGTCAACACATATAAATAGTGCACAgacaataaagatgaacatcCTACAATTCACACAAAGCACTTTCATTTATTAATGCAATCTGGTTAATCATTTGCATCTTTTCGGGATTTGAGTTACATGGAATTCTATCTTGAAACTGGATGGAAGTCCTCGATGTAACTGTGTTGGGAGACTGGGAGAGGAGAAAGTAACCGTGCTGTCTCTGCTTCTGTGTCCGAACCGATCCCGAGAGACCTCTGAGCACCAGGGCCCAGGACTCCAGAGCCAGCCACACTCCCAGGAATCACGCGCTCCTCAGAAAGGAGAAGGACACTAGCCTGCTCTGGGATTACTGTCCCGGCAGCAACAGGTTCATCGCCTTTGAACACCCTAATGAATGCACTgatgttaaaaaatgaacagtGTAACAGtcaaaataaattctgaaacaCAAATGGTCTTGGAAATAAAGAAGGAAGAAAAGGGTTATATTACACAACGTATCAGGCACCGGTTTTTCATAATACCAAATTTACAGTTCTCATGTCAATGAACATCTTAGTTCATGTCATTATTGTCTCACTGAAAACAAATCAGCTGACTTCTACAGTTTTTAAATTGGTGcatatgtacatttaaaaaaaataaaataggtatATAATGGACGggttgaaagcaccttcattggaacaatttaaatcaaacccTTTTGGCACGGTTTAAGCACAGCTGGAAGGCCACTCACAGGCAGGTGTGAAAGCTAGGCAGCTGTAAGCCGGGGGCACATCTGGAGAGCGAGAGACAGGAAACGCCAGAGCTCAGTAACATGCTGACGAGAGCGAAGCTCCATCCCTTTCTCTCATCCGCACGCTCTCCAAGGATCTTCAACAGGGCAGCGTCGAGGCACGGACGTTTCACTTCAGGGACTTATCTCTGGGAACAACTGGACCACCTTTTCCACCGGCCCCCCAACGCTCCACAGAACGATGCGCATTAAAATCGAGGCTCTTGGGCTCCCGTGCGGCGTCTGTCCAGGACAGCCCACCTCCGAGGACAGATCGCCACGCAGACTCCCCCCACAGCTGCCCCCTGCCGTGGGTCTCCGGCTTTAAAGAACCCCCACACCCACACGCAACATTAATGGGATGAACAAGACGGCGATGGCACCAGTCTGTCCCTGCGTGTTGCTTACTAGGTTGAGCCGGGAGAAGGAGGTCCACGAGACCTGCCTGGCCGCCCCGAGAGCCACGGGCTTGCCGAGGTCATCACACACGTCTCCACGCCAAGGACGGCACTCACAGCACGCAGCGGCGCTCCAGCTGTTTGTCACATACACACAGCCGCATGCACTTCCCGGGAGTACACCGGGcaggaaagaaaaagaagaggcGTTGGAAGGTGGAAATACAGAGCAGTAACTGCGGTGTCTTTGGTGGCGCAGAAGCAAGCGAGCAGAAGGGCCAGGTGCAGAGGGAGGAGCACACTCTCGGTCACAGGCCTGCTGGAAGCGCTGACAGCGGGGGCTCTCTCTCCCGAGATCTGCATGCGCCATCATGCTTCAGGTTCATTCTGCGTACGTCACAACACGCAGTTTTGTCATACAACTGAGATTTCAACAGAAACGTCAGAAACGGCTGAAAATGAATCAACGGATTTGAGGTTCTGTTCTCAGCTTTTGGACAAGCCCCAACGGCTCTGTCCCGGACGCTGCACACTGTTCCTGCAGGACGCAAAAGCCCgaaaaaataattctgagaGTCGGGGAACACGCGGAGGGCTGGGTTCGGAATGCCACGCGCCGGAGTTTCGGAAGTGAGAGCCTGGCCTGTCAGCGGGTGCCCAGGCCGGACTGCGGGCGACAGTGCGCCAGTGAAAGCCTTCCAGCTGTCCTTGCCCCTGTCTCCAAGGCCCGGATATTCTGCCCCGAGACTGCGGGGCCTCAGTGAGCCGCCCCGCACGGGTTGTCGGAGGTCTGGCAGCCCATGTTCTGGTTCTTCACCTGGACCCGGAACAGCGTCCCGTCCGCACACATGCACAGCTTGTAGCGCTCCAGGCCCTCGTCGAACAGCAGCTCCCCGCTGGCCGAGGAGTTGGGGATCCGGGAGGGGCTGACCATGACCGAGCCGTTGAGCACGATGCTGTTCTCCTGGAAGGCGAGGCACACACATTTAGGAGGGCCACAATGAAACTCATTCCTCCTCCCTCACTTGGTTTGCAGTGCACAGACACCGACGCCATCGTGTGCTCAGCTCCGCCTCCAAAAGCTCGGCCGATCACACCAGAGGCGTTGTGCTCGACATAAGATTACAGGTGACATCACAACGCACTGCCGTGCAATCCGCAACAGCAGGAGAACAAACTACACTAGACTATTAAATagtaaaaacaatgaaataatcCGCTCAGCCACGTTGCTGAAGCCAATACTGCGGCTTCTCTCCAGGGCCAGCAGGTCGAGATCTTCAGATCAACGAGCTACCGGAGACCAGCCGGGCCGAACGGCTCCTCTCGGCCGCAGCTGTTCACCTCACCGGGAGGTCGGCGAGCGGAGCCAGGCCGATGAGCGGGCCTGTCTGTAGGGCGGAGGAGGGGGCGGCGGGCCGGACTGGCACGGCGCGGAGACGGAGCGGGCGCCGCGGCGACAGGTACTCACCGCCTTCAGCTCGATGTCTCCTCCCATCCGGAACTCCACGGTCTTGCCCATGATGAAGACGCCCTCGTTCCCGCGCACGATGGCCTTGCCGTCCACCCTGATGGTGAGGTCGCTGGAGGCGTTGCTGGTGATCTGCGAACAGGAAAAGACAGGCGGCGGGGGGTCGTGAAGCCGTTTCCACAACAAGGCCCTGCGGCTTTCTAAGAAGAACCGGGAGACGAGCCGGCGGCTGTCTGGGCAGGAGGTAACATGAGACATCAAGGCTATCGGGCCCGGGAGGCGCTGAGCTCTCTGGATAACCGACTGACTCCCGGCGCCTACGCACAGCAGTCGTGCACACACTCATCCGTCATCTGCGCGGCGGTCACAGGCCTGGCCTGACAAGGGCCCTGCTCGGGGCCGGGAACGCACCCTCTCCGTGGACGCCTTCCGGACGCTCAGGACCTTCACGCCCTTGGGCAGGTGGAACTCGTGGTTGTCGAAGTCGGTGCTGAAGAAGGTGCTGTGGCTGCGCGGGTCCACGAAGGACATGCCGACGTCACTGGTGATGGAGGTCTTGTCCTTGTCCACGCTCAGCGTGGTCGTCCCCTGCTGGAACACCACCTGCAGCGCACAGGAGAGCGCGTGACCCCTCGCTCCGAGACTTACCCACAAACCTTACGGAACCTGTATGCCTACAGATACAGGAGGCGCATGATTTCAACTGAGGTCAACACGTGTTCAGagtaagtaataggtttattcctttgtagcctacgcatgctgatgcagctatccacctgaactacttgtttagaataatgtatttttttaataataatcgcttacacttatatagtgcatttctggaaactccactcaaagcgctttacaggtcatggggatcccctccaccaacagCTGTGTGCAGCCCcaactggatgatgcaccagtacactcctcactcctcagtggggaggagaacagagtgatgaagccagttcagagatggggattattaggaggccatgaatggtaaagaccagggggggaatttggccaggacaccggggtgacacccctactctttttgagatttttaatgaccacagagagtcagaatctcagttttatatctcatccaaaggactgcgcctgtttacagtatagtctccccatcactatactggggccttaggacccacacagaccacagggtgagcgccccctactggccccactaacacctcttccagcagcagcctcagctctcccaggagtctcccctccaggtcctgaccaggctcacactgctgggctccagtgggcggccagctgggagctgcagggggaTACAGCTGCTGCCAGCTGGTCCGCACGACTCCTCAGCATCTCTGCGGCGTGCGCTCGCTCTCCGGTCTCGCCGCTGGGGGGCGCTCTCACTCACCGGCTGGTTGTTGCCGGTGAGGACCAGGTTCTCGTTCCTCCTGCCGCCCACGGTGCTCTTGTGCAGCGGGTGCACCACCCCCATGTCCGCCTTCTGCTTGAACCTCAGCAGGCCGCTCTGGTGGAACTCCACGCTGTCGCAGCCGTTCGGCCCGATCCGGATCACGGCCCAGATGACGAGGGTGATCTGCAGGGAAGAGAGCGAGGCGGCCGTCACGCGCCCCCCCGCCGGAGAGACCCCCGGCGGATTCGGGCGCCCCTCCGAGAGCCCGCGGGCAGCCTGAGGGCACACGGCCCCCGTCCAGCTCAAGCCGCAGGGTGCCAGCCAGCGCTGAGGAAACACGACCCCTCCGCACGGAGCCCGGCTCAAACCCGGGACCGCGGACCGCCAGCCGACACGCCGGACCCCCCCCGATTCCACCTCCCCGTCAGGCGCCGCGGTGACCCCCGGCCACGCGCTACGTACGATGAGGTTGACGAGGGCCAGCAGGAAGAGCAGGACGATGACGCAGATGGCCAGGCTGCCCTTGCGGCCCCGCAGGCCCGTCTTGTGCAAGCGCTCCTCCTCGATGGGCACGTACCCCGCCCGGAAGTTGCTGTTGTGCTCCTTGTTGCTGGTCCTGCGCTCGATGGCCTTCTCCCGCATGGACCTCTTCACCGGCCCGTTGGAGCTGGGCTGGGCGTGGGCGTGGGAGGGACAGGACAAGAGAGCGTCACCCGGGCTGCGGGCCGAAGCCAGAGAGCGTGTTCGCAAACCACAGGACAGTGGGGTGTGGGGGTCCCCTCACACGAGTAAATAACGCAAGCTCTCACGCTGCTGTTACCCCAGCTGCGCCACTCGGGGTTCACGCCCACACGGTGTAATCGGGAATCACGCACTCCCGCCCCGCACGGCGGCGGGTGTCAGGCAGCGCGCAGCTGAGGCTGCACGAAACAGGCAGCGGCGCTTGAGTCACATTTTCCACGGTCTCGTtaccaaaaaaaaacctaacacacacagacacacacacacaggcagagaTCTGGAAAGGGGGATGGCTAAAGACGACGCACACAACACGAACACGGGAGGAGGCCGCACCGATACAGCAGCTTCAGAAAATATAATGACTTTTATCCACAGCAGCGGACAACGCTCGGACAAGGCTCTCACACACGC
Above is a genomic segment from Lepisosteus oculatus isolate fLepOcu1 chromosome 1, fLepOcu1.hap2, whole genome shotgun sequence containing:
- the sgcb gene encoding beta-sarcoglycan isoform X2, with product MASEQPSSNGPVKRSMREKAIERRTSNKEHNSNFRAGYVPIEEERLHKTGLRGRKGSLAICVIVLLFLLALVNLIITLVIWAVIRIGPNGCDSVEFHQSGLLRFKQKADMGVVHPLHKSTVGGRRNENLVLTGNNQPVVFQQGTTTLSVDKDKTSITSDVGMSFVDPRSHSTFFSTDFDNHEFHLPKGVKVLSVRKASTERITSNASSDLTIRVDGKAIVRGNEGVFIMGKTVEFRMGGDIELKAENSIVLNGSVMVSPSRIPNSSASGELLFDEGLERYKLCMCADGTLFRVQGVQRR
- the sgcb gene encoding beta-sarcoglycan isoform X1 → MASEQPSSNGPVKRSMREKAIERRTSNKEHNSNFRAGYVPIEEERLHKTGLRGRKGSLAICVIVLLFLLALVNLIITLVIWAVIRIGPNGCDSVEFHQSGLLRFKQKADMGVVHPLHKSTVGGRRNENLVLTGNNQPVVFQQGTTTLSVDKDKTSITSDVGMSFVDPRSHSTFFSTDFDNHEFHLPKGVKVLSVRKASTERITSNASSDLTIRVDGKAIVRGNEGVFIMGKTVEFRMGGDIELKAENSIVLNGSVMVSPSRIPNSSASGELLFDEGLERYKLCMCADGTLFRVQVKNQNMGCQTSDNPCGAAH